Genomic window (Paraburkholderia phenazinium):
GCTGTGACCGGCCATGCAGTAGTGGCAGTTGTTTTCGAAATTCGACGTCAGGTAGACGACCTGCTGCTCGTGCGGCGTGAGTGTGCTCTTCGAGAAGAGGTCCCACAGTGCCGAGTAACCGGCCAGAAGCGCAGGCGACTCTGCCATGTGCGCCTGAAGGTTGGGGACAAAGCCAAAGGCACGTTTGGTGTCTTCGAGGCCGGCCTTCGACAAGGACGGTGCGTTGTCGATCGTGTAGGTCGGGAAGGTGCTCATCGTTTGCTCCGGTGGGTTGACGGTGAGCAAATGATGACGGCGAGCGCCGGCGCGAAGAAGGCAGGCGCCGTCGATAACAGTCATTCCTGGCGGGCATAAAGCGACGGGCGGGCCGGGACCGGTAGCGAAAAAATTCAAAGCGGAAACTTGAATTCGCGATCTGCAAACCGCGCCCATGCTGCGAAAAAGAGGTTTGCGTTAGAGCCCATCCCCATCCGCCGAAAAGCCATCTGTTACGGTTCGGAAAGCTTGCATCCATTCCGCTTTCAAACGATAATGATTCGCATTTATGTTTGTAATAATATCGCGGCAACCGGCACCGGAGCGGTCCGGCTTGCGTTGAGCGAGCGTTTGGAACGGGGAAACTTTCATGCACGGCGGCGGTACACGGCAACACCCATTGGCACATCGACGTAAGCGGAACTGGATCGGCACATTGCTGGCGGCGAGCGTGATCAGCACTTCGGCGCAAGCGGCGGATACGACCGAGACGCCGGACAGCAACACCAAAAGCAGTGCCAAACCTGGCGCGGAAAGCCGCGTAGGTGAGACCTCAGATGACGCCGGTCAACTTGCACCGGTGAAAATCACCGGTGAGAAGTCGCAGCATTTTGCTCCGGCGAGCGTCGAGACGGGGCCCTACAAGGGACTCGACGCGCTCGACGTGCCCGCCACCGTCAACGTGGTGACGCGCGACGTGATGGACGCGCAAGGCGACACGGGGCTATACGACGCGCTACGCAATGTGGCGGGCGTGACGCGCCTGCAACTGAACGGGCTGGCGTACGACAATCTGGCGATCCGCGGCATTGCGCTCGATAACCGCTCGAGCTACTACATCGACGGCATCCTGCCCATCGACAACAACGTCTGGATGCCGATGGAAGACAAGGAGCGCGTCGAAGTGCTGAAGGGCGCGTCGGCTCTTTACTACGGCTTCACCGTGCCGGCCGGCGTGGTCAACATGGTCATGAAGCGGGCGGGCGCTGAACCCGTCACGAGCGTCACGGCACTCGCCGATTCGAACGGCTCGTACGGTGCCGCGGTCGATCTCTCGCGGCGCTTCGGAAGCGACGATCAGTTCGGCATTCGCGTCAACGCGATGGACGAACACGTCGAGACGCCGATCGACGGCGATCGCGGCTATCGCAAGTTCGTCAGCGCCGCGCTCGACTGGAAGATCAGCAGCAAGCTGAAGCTGCAATACGATTTCGAACACGTCGAATCCAGCATCGTCGAGCAGGCGGGCATCGTGCCGCTCACGGCAAAGAACGGCGTCATCACGCTGCCTGCCATCCCCGATCCGTCGAAGCTGCTGGTCAGCAACGCGCATCCGACCCAGGCGAGCGCCAATAGCCAGTTGCTGCGTGCCGACTACGCACTGTCCGACAACTGGAGCGTGGATTTCTCGATCGGCCAGTCGATCACGCGTCGCGACCGTTGGGCGTGGGTGTTCCAGAAGTACAACCTCGCGACGGGCGCCGGCTCCTTGCAGGCCAGCCAGCAGAACGGCCAGATGTACGAGAACAAGAACGTGCGGCTCGAAACGACCGGTGCGTTCAGGACAGGGCCGATCGGCCATACGCTGACCGCCGGCGTCATGCAGAACTGGCTGTTCCAGCCGGACTTCACGACCTACTTCTACACGGCGGCTCAGAATCTCTACGACCCGGTACCTGTCACGAAGTTGACGCCAAGCGGCACGCCGAAGCCGTTCTACGCGCAGCACGTGCGCAACAGCGGCGTGTACCTGTTCGACCAGGTCGATCTGACCTCGCGCCTGCAATTCATCGCCGGTGCGCGCCGCTCCGAGTACATGAGTTCGCAGGCGGGCACGCCGAGCCAGGACATCAGCAAGACATCTCCCTCCGGTAGTCTCAGCTATCGGCTCACGCCTGACACGAGCGTCTACGCGAGCTATGTCGAGGCGCTCGAATCGGCCGGCAGCGCGCCCGCGACGGCCGCCAATGCGAACCAGATCCTGCCTGCCGCCGTGAGCCGCCAGGAGGAAGTCGGCATTCGCACGCGGGTAGCGGACCGTGCGCTGGTGTCGCTCGCGCTGTTCAATCTGCGCCAGCCTTCGGCCGACACCAACGCCGACAACATCTACGCGATGGACGGCAATGCGCGCTTTCGCGGCATCGAGTTCTCGGTGCAGGGCGATGTGACGAGAGATGTTTCGCTGACGGCATCGACGGTCTATCTCGACGCGCGGCAACTCGACTCGTCGGATCCGACGCTGGTCGGCAAGACGCCGGAGAACACGCCGCACGTCACGGCGAGCCTCTTCGCCGAATATCGTGTGCCGGTGCTCGCAGGCTTGTCGGTCAATGGCGGGATGTACTACGTGGGACCGCGGCCCGTGAATAGCGCCGATCAGGCGTGGATCGGCGGCGCCACCATTTACACGGCTGGCCTGCGCTACGCGACGCGCCTGTACGGCAAGCGCGTTTCGCTCCAGGCCAACCTGGAAAACGCGACCAACAAGCGCTACTGGAGCGCTGCGGGTTCGAACCAGTTAGCGGTCGGCCTCGGCCGCACGCTCGAGCTCACGTCGACCATCGACTTTTGATCAAGGGATATCCGTTGAACGACATCGCAACCCGGACCGCCACGAATCCGGAATTCATCGAGCAGCGTCGCTCCCGCACGGGCGGCACGCGCTCGTTGCGCAGCACCTTTCTCAAGTGGCTGCGCAAGGTGCACGGCTGGATCGGCTTGTGGGGCGCGGTGCTGGGCCTGCTGTTCGGCGTGACCGGTTTTTTGCAGAATCATCGTGCGACGATGAAGATCAAAGTGGGCGGTCCGGTCGTGTCGACCGTGCAGATGCCCGTGCAGTCCGCTCAGTTCAAGACGCCGCGCGAACTGGCCGGCTGGCTGCGCACCGAACTGAAACTCGACCGGCCCGCGGAGCGCGTCACGCGCGATCCGGCCGGTCCGGTCACGTGGGGCGATCAGTCGGTCATTCAGCCGGAGCACTGGGCGGTGCGCTTCAACGCGCCGAACTATGTCGTCAGCGCGGACTACTGGAAGGGGGGCACGTTCGTCAGCGTCGAGCGTCGCGAG
Coding sequences:
- a CDS encoding PepSY-associated TM helix domain-containing protein, coding for MNDIATRTATNPEFIEQRRSRTGGTRSLRSTFLKWLRKVHGWIGLWGAVLGLLFGVTGFLQNHRATMKIKVGGPVVSTVQMPVQSAQFKTPRELAGWLRTELKLDRPAERVTRDPAGPVTWGDQSVIQPEHWAVRFNAPNYVVSADYWKGGTFVSVERREQGVIATLEGLHRSTGASAGWILLADSIAGSMVLLSLTGVILWTELNRRRTIGALIFMVSIATTLVLGMQTL
- a CDS encoding TonB-dependent receptor is translated as MAHRRKRNWIGTLLAASVISTSAQAADTTETPDSNTKSSAKPGAESRVGETSDDAGQLAPVKITGEKSQHFAPASVETGPYKGLDALDVPATVNVVTRDVMDAQGDTGLYDALRNVAGVTRLQLNGLAYDNLAIRGIALDNRSSYYIDGILPIDNNVWMPMEDKERVEVLKGASALYYGFTVPAGVVNMVMKRAGAEPVTSVTALADSNGSYGAAVDLSRRFGSDDQFGIRVNAMDEHVETPIDGDRGYRKFVSAALDWKISSKLKLQYDFEHVESSIVEQAGIVPLTAKNGVITLPAIPDPSKLLVSNAHPTQASANSQLLRADYALSDNWSVDFSIGQSITRRDRWAWVFQKYNLATGAGSLQASQQNGQMYENKNVRLETTGAFRTGPIGHTLTAGVMQNWLFQPDFTTYFYTAAQNLYDPVPVTKLTPSGTPKPFYAQHVRNSGVYLFDQVDLTSRLQFIAGARRSEYMSSQAGTPSQDISKTSPSGSLSYRLTPDTSVYASYVEALESAGSAPATAANANQILPAAVSRQEEVGIRTRVADRALVSLALFNLRQPSADTNADNIYAMDGNARFRGIEFSVQGDVTRDVSLTASTVYLDARQLDSSDPTLVGKTPENTPHVTASLFAEYRVPVLAGLSVNGGMYYVGPRPVNSADQAWIGGATIYTAGLRYATRLYGKRVSLQANLENATNKRYWSAAGSNQLAVGLGRTLELTSTIDF